A window of the Armatimonadota bacterium genome harbors these coding sequences:
- a CDS encoding methyltransferase domain-containing protein, translating to MAGVPYSEWISYVERILLRMGRQLRVQAGAELHVHTIHRVLDLCCGTGTVSALLADLGCDVVGVDISSEMIEIARRKARDKGRNIEYRVGDASSFTVPGKFDLAVSFFDSLNYITEADQLQQAFYRVSEHLEPGGLFIFDMNTEFALAAGFFDQRSLVSNRPVTYDWKSVYDPATRICRVSMSFRYRRGGEVSLIDLTHFQRAYDIGEVSGMLRSAGFEVHAVYAGYSFRPATSTSDRVFFVAGKV from the coding sequence ATGGCCGGAGTACCTTACTCCGAGTGGATCAGCTACGTCGAGCGGATTCTGCTGCGCATGGGACGACAACTGAGGGTTCAGGCCGGCGCTGAGCTACATGTCCACACGATCCACCGCGTGCTCGATCTCTGCTGCGGTACGGGCACCGTCAGCGCTCTGCTCGCCGACCTCGGATGCGACGTGGTCGGGGTTGACATCTCATCCGAGATGATCGAGATCGCCCGTCGCAAGGCCCGAGATAAGGGCCGGAACATCGAATACCGCGTCGGCGACGCGTCCTCGTTCACCGTGCCCGGGAAGTTCGATCTGGCGGTCTCGTTTTTCGACAGCCTGAACTACATTACAGAAGCCGACCAGCTCCAGCAGGCGTTCTACCGTGTCTCCGAGCATCTCGAACCCGGCGGGCTGTTCATCTTCGACATGAACACGGAGTTCGCCCTCGCCGCCGGTTTCTTCGATCAACGAAGCCTCGTCTCGAACAGGCCCGTCACCTACGACTGGAAGAGCGTCTACGACCCCGCTACCCGAATCTGCCGGGTATCCATGAGTTTCCGCTACAGGCGAGGCGGCGAAGTGAGTCTCATAGATCTGACTCACTTTCAGCGTGCCTATGACATCGGGGAGGTCTCCGGGATGCTCAGGTCCGCGGGGTTTGAGGTTCACGCGGTCTATGCCGGTTACTCTTTCCGTCCGGCAACCTCTACTAGCGACCGGGTCTTCTTCGTGGCGGGAAAGGTCTGA
- a CDS encoding DUF885 domain-containing protein, giving the protein MFIRTRNDGARLSTLCDEVLDTIWRSNPVGATILGIHKYDHTLGDVSAGGFRAVCSSLRDSISVLESEIEPGNLDHEQELNRQLALSLARSQLILFEDQRSWENNPSVYGSQAVWGCMGVLMRRSGSEEERLSPVLDRMREIPDMLAESKKNLRHPASVFVQIALGVNQGSLSFFRDDLPGIVAGSTFEREISAEAERAVLAFEDYGRWLRDDVLPGADGDFAVGAGVYARMLEQEHCLGLTPAELVDLGERALHDAEREIADVAQGIAPSVPWSELVAQLKREHPPREALVDAYRQAYESARDFVIEHGLATIPEDADLCVAATPEVERYVMPFAAYFPPAPFGDRKTGCLWVTPVDERLPQDQQYAQLLEHCIYAIPIIALHEGIPGHHLQLTRAMESPHPVRRQMLSSLLMEGWALYCEELMQEQGFYTDPRVRIFQLKDMIWRACRVMIDVGLHTGQMSLGDAVDMLADKACIEEAAAAAEVRRYAMSPTQPMTYVIGKLLLLDLRERMKRKLGSRFDLKGFHDAILNFGSIPTPLIVERMTADASAERQVLRSA; this is encoded by the coding sequence GTGTTCATACGGACCCGGAACGACGGCGCGCGCCTGTCAACCCTGTGCGACGAGGTGCTGGACACCATCTGGAGGTCCAATCCGGTCGGCGCCACAATCCTCGGCATACACAAGTACGACCACACGCTGGGTGACGTATCCGCGGGCGGCTTCAGGGCCGTCTGTTCCTCGCTGAGGGATTCCATATCGGTTCTTGAATCCGAGATCGAACCCGGCAACCTCGACCACGAGCAGGAGTTGAACCGCCAACTCGCGCTGAGCCTGGCGCGCAGCCAACTGATACTTTTCGAAGACCAACGCTCCTGGGAGAACAATCCGAGCGTCTATGGATCGCAAGCCGTCTGGGGATGCATGGGTGTGCTGATGAGGCGCTCCGGGTCCGAGGAGGAGAGGCTCAGCCCGGTCCTCGACAGAATGCGCGAGATACCGGATATGCTCGCCGAGTCGAAGAAGAACCTGCGCCATCCGGCATCCGTGTTCGTTCAGATCGCGCTCGGGGTGAACCAGGGGTCGCTCTCTTTCTTCCGCGATGATCTCCCCGGAATCGTCGCCGGCTCCACCTTCGAGCGCGAGATATCCGCTGAGGCCGAGAGGGCCGTTCTCGCCTTCGAGGACTACGGTCGCTGGTTGCGAGATGATGTGCTCCCCGGGGCGGACGGGGATTTCGCGGTCGGCGCGGGTGTGTACGCCAGGATGCTCGAACAGGAGCACTGTCTGGGACTGACCCCGGCCGAACTGGTGGACCTGGGCGAGCGCGCGCTTCATGACGCCGAGCGGGAGATCGCGGATGTCGCGCAGGGCATTGCCCCGTCCGTTCCCTGGTCCGAGCTCGTGGCTCAACTGAAGCGCGAGCACCCGCCGCGCGAGGCCCTGGTGGACGCGTATCGGCAGGCCTACGAGTCGGCACGCGACTTCGTCATTGAACACGGGCTTGCGACGATCCCGGAAGACGCCGACCTGTGCGTCGCTGCCACGCCAGAGGTCGAGCGCTACGTCATGCCCTTTGCCGCATATTTCCCGCCTGCTCCTTTCGGCGACCGCAAGACGGGATGTCTCTGGGTGACTCCCGTTGACGAACGGCTGCCGCAGGATCAGCAGTATGCGCAACTTCTGGAGCACTGCATATACGCCATACCGATCATCGCCCTTCACGAGGGTATCCCCGGCCATCATCTCCAGCTCACAAGGGCGATGGAGTCGCCGCATCCCGTGCGCAGGCAGATGCTGAGCAGCCTGCTGATGGAAGGCTGGGCGCTCTACTGCGAGGAGTTGATGCAGGAGCAGGGATTCTACACCGATCCCAGGGTACGCATCTTCCAACTGAAGGATATGATCTGGCGCGCCTGTAGGGTGATGATAGACGTCGGCCTGCACACCGGCCAGATGTCGCTGGGCGATGCAGTGGATATGCTGGCGGACAAGGCATGCATCGAGGAGGCCGCCGCTGCGGCCGAGGTCAGGCGGTACGCCATGAGCCCGACGCAGCCGATGACCTATGTCATCGGCAAACTGCTGCTCCTCGACCTTCGCGAACGGATGAAGCGCAAACTCGGGTCCCGGTTCGATCTGAAGGGTTTCCACGACGCGATCCTGAACTTCGGGTCCATTCCGACTCCGCTGATCGTCGAACGGATGACCGCCGACGCCTCAGCGGAGCGGCAAGTTCTCCGCTCTGCGTGA
- a CDS encoding rhamnulokinase: MASGLKFVAFDLGAESGRSVLGSFDGAKLSLTETHRWLSTPVSIGESLYWDVLRLFNEMKQGLRVTVQEHGAEIAGAGIDTWGVDFGLLGLDDILIENPHCYRDPRTDGAIEEAARILPLSEIYDQTGIQFMQFNSVFQLFVVAREHPWMLDSARAFLMMPDLLNFWFTGVKANEFTDSTTTQFYNPRTGTWANTMLQDLGIPTHFLSADIVPPGTVLGGVRQSVAREIGSGAIPFIAPATHDTGSAVAAVPCTDESYAYISSGTWSLMGIESKQPIINDKTRELNFTNEGGVGGMFRVLRNIMGLWLVQECRRTWGREGREYSYTELTDLAAAAEPFRSLVDPDDQSFLAPGDMPSRIREFCKRTNQPVPDDVGSVVRTALDSLALKYRWVLERLEMLTGNRLDRIHMVGGGTQNKLLCQLAADATSRPVIAGPIEATAIGNIIVQALGLGHVGSLEEGRAIVHNSFELVTYEPHRDGRIDDAFARFAVLVR; this comes from the coding sequence GTGGCAAGCGGACTCAAGTTCGTCGCATTCGATCTCGGCGCGGAGAGCGGCCGATCGGTCCTCGGCTCGTTCGACGGCGCGAAGCTGAGTCTCACCGAGACGCATCGCTGGTTGAGCACGCCGGTTTCTATAGGTGAGAGCCTCTACTGGGACGTGCTGCGGCTCTTCAACGAGATGAAGCAGGGCCTGAGAGTGACCGTGCAGGAGCACGGCGCCGAGATCGCCGGCGCAGGCATCGACACCTGGGGCGTCGACTTCGGGCTGCTCGGGCTGGATGACATCCTGATCGAGAACCCCCACTGCTACCGTGATCCTCGCACAGACGGAGCGATCGAAGAGGCCGCCAGGATCCTACCGCTGAGCGAGATCTACGACCAGACCGGCATTCAGTTCATGCAGTTCAACTCGGTGTTCCAACTGTTCGTGGTCGCGCGAGAGCACCCTTGGATGCTCGACTCGGCGCGGGCCTTCCTGATGATGCCCGACCTGCTCAACTTCTGGTTCACCGGAGTCAAGGCGAACGAGTTCACCGATTCGACGACCACCCAGTTCTACAATCCTCGGACCGGTACGTGGGCGAACACGATGCTGCAGGATCTTGGCATCCCCACCCACTTCCTCAGCGCCGACATAGTCCCGCCCGGCACTGTTCTCGGCGGCGTCCGGCAGTCGGTAGCGCGCGAGATCGGCTCGGGCGCGATACCGTTCATCGCGCCGGCAACCCACGACACGGGCTCGGCGGTCGCCGCCGTTCCGTGCACGGACGAATCCTACGCCTACATCAGCAGCGGCACCTGGTCGCTCATGGGCATCGAGTCAAAGCAGCCGATCATCAACGACAAGACCCGCGAGCTGAACTTCACCAACGAAGGCGGCGTGGGAGGCATGTTCCGAGTGCTGAGGAACATCATGGGCCTATGGCTCGTTCAGGAGTGCCGCCGCACCTGGGGGCGAGAGGGCAGGGAGTATTCCTACACGGAACTGACGGATTTGGCCGCCGCCGCCGAGCCATTCCGGTCGCTCGTCGATCCCGACGACCAGTCGTTCCTTGCGCCCGGCGACATGCCCTCCCGCATTCGCGAGTTCTGCAAGCGCACGAACCAACCCGTCCCCGATGACGTCGGCTCGGTCGTGCGGACCGCTCTCGACAGCCTCGCCTTGAAGTACCGATGGGTGCTCGAACGGCTGGAAATGCTGACGGGCAATCGTCTCGACCGAATCCATATGGTCGGAGGAGGCACGCAGAACAAGCTTCTGTGTCAGCTCGCCGCAGATGCAACGAGCCGCCCCGTCATCGCAGGCCCGATCGAGGCGACCGCGATAGGCAACATTATCGTGCAGGCGCTCGGTCTCGGGCACGTCGGCTCGCTCGAAGAGGGCAGGGCCATCGTACACAACTCGTTCGAGCTGGTGACATATGAACCTCATCGGGATGGCCGGATTGACGATGCCTTCGCTCGGTTCGCAGTGCTCGTGAGATAG
- a CDS encoding heparinase II/III family protein: MGKSSIAVLAALILITAVPAWAKEAGVFFPASLAEKARANISRDQWAANQRKQIVRGAEPWVKMSDDELWSLMFGPTIHRSWHVLSDGICPSCKQNVVMYDWIVDGLNSPWKMRCPRCRELFPKNDFGAFYRSGIDEHGIFDPRRADRSLLFNTEHPDPKDPLHIFGVDDGTGYIQDGRKWQFVSTYLIYGQWKQAVLGGIRNLGSAYVVTGDREYAHKAAVLLDRVADLYPTFDYLTQADLYDGRNHSNGYISVWHDACEETRELALGYDMIFDGIRDDEALVAFLSGKSKAYGLENPKASIEDITRNIEDRILRDALKNRPKVESNYPRTDVTYAVIEAVLGWPEHKEKVYAVLDPMLERATAVDGVTGEKGLPGYTCYTIRGVANMLAQFSRLDPGFVRDILKRHPRVHDMYRFHIDTWSYCRNYPLIGDAGWFGENIETYVGMDAWKGFQGDPNMYYFVLSPSTFKLLWDLYEVTGDTGFVQMIYLMNEKKLDGLPYDLFSEDSDAFRKKVGDVISKVGPYPEQKSVNKQQWHLGILRSGGIDTGRALWLLYDAWGGHGHANHMTLGLYAKGLDLMPDFGYKPVNYGGWDAPKAVWYGKSASHNTVVVDGADHGNGFGATTLWADGKQFRAIRASGPQPTGGQQFERTAALIDISDRDAYILDVFRVVGGKDHAKFMGSHFGKIATQGLKLQPAPDYGYGTLMRNFHMDGAPQPGWSVDWNIEDRYHYIPEGSDVHLRYTDLTEGAQAFTAEAWIQAGNFNSNLEEWIPRVMTRRQSMELPLASTFVSVIEPYEKKSNIRAIRRLALQTADGETYGDNCAAVEVRLADNRRDLLVSVDVENPLGRMPAVGVLAQKDWGLRTDAELCMVRKNAYGGVSRIAICKGSFLEIGVVSIKLKGKTDFIEIAIEHGRMRVVSGSPDNVIGQ; the protein is encoded by the coding sequence TTGGGCAAGAGCAGTATCGCAGTGCTGGCGGCGCTGATTCTCATCACGGCAGTGCCCGCCTGGGCGAAGGAGGCCGGTGTGTTTTTCCCAGCAAGCCTGGCGGAGAAGGCCAGGGCGAATATCTCCAGGGACCAGTGGGCGGCCAATCAACGGAAGCAGATCGTCCGGGGCGCAGAGCCGTGGGTGAAAATGTCCGACGACGAGTTGTGGAGTCTGATGTTCGGCCCGACGATCCACCGCTCGTGGCACGTGCTGTCCGACGGCATCTGCCCGTCGTGCAAGCAGAACGTCGTCATGTACGACTGGATCGTGGACGGCCTCAACTCTCCCTGGAAGATGCGCTGCCCGCGGTGCCGGGAGCTTTTTCCCAAGAACGACTTCGGCGCGTTCTACCGCTCGGGCATCGATGAGCACGGCATCTTCGATCCCCGGCGCGCGGACCGGTCGCTCCTCTTCAACACCGAGCATCCGGATCCGAAGGACCCGCTGCACATATTCGGCGTGGATGACGGCACGGGCTACATCCAGGATGGCAGGAAGTGGCAGTTCGTCAGCACCTACCTGATCTACGGCCAGTGGAAGCAAGCTGTTCTCGGCGGGATTCGGAATCTCGGCTCGGCCTACGTTGTCACCGGCGACCGAGAGTACGCTCACAAGGCGGCAGTCCTCCTCGACCGAGTGGCCGACCTCTATCCGACTTTCGACTACTTGACTCAAGCCGATCTCTACGACGGGCGCAACCACAGCAACGGATACATCTCCGTGTGGCACGACGCCTGCGAGGAGACCCGCGAACTGGCGCTCGGCTACGACATGATCTTCGACGGCATACGAGACGACGAGGCGCTGGTCGCGTTCCTCTCCGGCAAGTCGAAGGCATACGGGCTGGAGAACCCGAAAGCGTCGATCGAGGACATCACTCGCAACATAGAAGACCGAATCCTCCGGGATGCTCTCAAGAACCGGCCGAAGGTCGAGTCGAACTACCCGCGGACCGACGTGACGTATGCCGTCATCGAGGCGGTGCTCGGCTGGCCGGAGCACAAGGAGAAGGTCTACGCGGTTCTCGATCCGATGCTCGAGCGGGCGACGGCGGTTGACGGCGTGACAGGAGAGAAGGGGCTGCCGGGGTACACCTGTTACACGATCCGGGGTGTCGCGAACATGCTGGCGCAGTTCTCGCGACTCGACCCCGGTTTCGTGCGCGACATCCTCAAGCGCCATCCGCGCGTCCACGACATGTACCGCTTCCACATAGACACATGGTCCTACTGCAGGAACTACCCGCTGATCGGCGACGCGGGCTGGTTCGGCGAAAACATCGAGACCTATGTCGGCATGGACGCCTGGAAGGGCTTCCAGGGCGACCCGAATATGTACTACTTTGTTTTATCGCCCTCGACGTTCAAGCTCCTGTGGGACCTCTACGAGGTCACCGGCGACACGGGCTTCGTCCAGATGATCTACCTCATGAACGAGAAGAAGCTCGACGGCCTGCCCTACGACCTCTTCTCGGAGGACTCGGACGCCTTCCGTAAGAAGGTCGGTGACGTGATCTCCAAGGTTGGGCCGTATCCCGAGCAGAAGAGCGTGAACAAGCAGCAGTGGCACCTCGGCATCCTGCGATCGGGCGGCATTGACACCGGGCGGGCGCTCTGGCTGCTGTACGATGCGTGGGGCGGACACGGTCATGCTAACCACATGACCCTCGGACTCTACGCCAAGGGACTAGATCTGATGCCCGACTTCGGCTACAAGCCGGTCAACTACGGCGGCTGGGACGCTCCGAAGGCCGTCTGGTACGGCAAATCGGCATCTCATAACACCGTGGTCGTGGACGGAGCTGACCACGGCAATGGTTTCGGCGCGACGACGCTGTGGGCGGACGGCAAGCAGTTTCGCGCGATTCGGGCGTCCGGCCCTCAGCCGACGGGCGGACAGCAGTTCGAGCGTACCGCTGCCTTGATCGATATCTCGGATCGGGATGCCTATATCCTCGACGTATTTCGAGTGGTCGGCGGGAAGGACCACGCCAAGTTCATGGGCAGCCACTTCGGAAAGATCGCGACGCAGGGTCTGAAGCTCCAGCCGGCTCCCGACTACGGCTACGGAACGCTGATGCGCAACTTCCATATGGACGGAGCGCCTCAGCCGGGATGGAGCGTGGACTGGAATATCGAGGACCGCTATCACTACATCCCCGAGGGATCGGATGTGCATCTCAGATACACCGACCTGACCGAGGGTGCTCAGGCATTCACGGCCGAGGCGTGGATCCAGGCGGGCAACTTCAATTCGAACCTCGAGGAGTGGATTCCCCGCGTCATGACCCGCAGGCAGTCGATGGAGTTGCCACTCGCCTCCACGTTCGTGTCGGTCATCGAGCCGTACGAGAAGAAGTCAAACATCAGGGCGATCCGCAGGCTGGCACTTCAGACGGCGGATGGAGAGACTTACGGAGACAACTGCGCGGCCGTGGAGGTCCGACTGGCGGATAACCGGCGTGACTTGCTGGTCTCGGTGGACGTGGAGAACCCGCTCGGACGGATGCCGGCGGTCGGGGTGCTCGCCCAGAAAGACTGGGGCTTGCGCACCGACGCCGAGCTCTGCATGGTGCGGAAGAACGCATACGGCGGTGTCAGCCGAATCGCGATCTGCAAAGGCAGCTTCCTGGAGATCGGCGTTGTCTCGATCAAGCTCAAGGGCAAGACCGACTTCATCGAGATCGCCATCGAGCACGGGCGCATGAGAGTAGTATCCGGCAGCCCGGATAATGTGATCGGGCAATGA
- a CDS encoding isochorismatase family protein, with protein MTPTRREFLKQTAGLLVAGTGIAATAGCKGKNMTSEIIKLPASYYRQFDADFKLDVPGEGYGGWNKADIEISREHTALVVMHAWDMGTRKEFPGWHRAVEYIPRADAICRTVFPKLLSAVRESGLHLFHVVGGGDYYSDLPGYKRAVKIAGPDPPPLDSAKSDPVLQRLNEFRGEHVFVGRHNEADVKRGFERLDFAPQARPQGDEGIAENAHQLHALCRDAGVNHLIYAGFAINWCLLMSPGGMLDMSRRGYMCSVIRNATTAVENRESARTQSHKEEALWRVALAYGFVFDADDLVGAIR; from the coding sequence ATGACACCGACACGGCGGGAATTCCTGAAGCAGACGGCGGGCCTGCTTGTTGCGGGCACGGGGATCGCCGCCACGGCGGGATGTAAAGGGAAGAACATGACATCAGAGATCATCAAGCTCCCGGCGAGCTACTACCGGCAGTTCGACGCCGACTTCAAGCTCGATGTGCCGGGCGAGGGATACGGCGGATGGAATAAGGCGGATATCGAGATCTCGCGCGAGCACACGGCACTCGTCGTGATGCACGCATGGGATATGGGCACGCGGAAGGAGTTCCCGGGCTGGCACCGGGCCGTCGAGTACATCCCGAGAGCCGATGCGATCTGCCGTACCGTCTTCCCGAAGCTGCTGTCGGCGGTGCGAGAGTCGGGGTTACACCTGTTCCACGTCGTCGGCGGGGGCGACTACTACAGTGACCTCCCCGGCTACAAGCGTGCGGTCAAGATCGCGGGCCCCGACCCACCTCCCCTCGACTCCGCTAAGTCCGACCCGGTTCTTCAGCGGCTGAACGAGTTCCGGGGCGAGCACGTCTTCGTCGGCAGGCACAACGAGGCCGACGTGAAGCGCGGCTTCGAGCGGCTCGACTTCGCACCGCAGGCCCGACCTCAGGGCGATGAGGGTATCGCGGAGAACGCGCACCAGCTCCACGCGCTCTGCAGGGACGCCGGCGTGAACCACCTGATCTACGCCGGGTTCGCGATCAACTGGTGCCTGCTGATGTCGCCCGGCGGGATGCTCGACATGTCCCGGCGCGGATACATGTGCTCGGTGATCCGTAACGCGACGACGGCGGTCGAGAACCGGGAGTCGGCGCGCACCCAATCGCACAAGGAAGAGGCCCTCTGGCGCGTCGCCCTCGCATACGGATTCGTCTTCGATGCGGATGATCTGGTGGGCGCGATTCGCTGA
- the rhaI gene encoding L-rhamnose isomerase, producing the protein MTDRYRAEFELLAERLTDRGLDVNRIKQRLKDQKIETPSWGYSNAGTRFGTFRQDGAAFSIEEKVADAAQIHKFTGVAPTVAVHVLWDFPNGLDDCKNLASYADSLGVKIGAINPNVFQNQVYAFGSITNEDPAVRKMAIDHMIDSVEIGKMVGSDVLSLWFADGTDYPGQGDFRRRKQYATESLRAVYNAMPPNMRMVIEYKPFEPGFYHTDIADWGMSYSLCQKCGDRAHVLVDLGHHLQGTNIEHIVAFLLDEERLGGFHFNNHKYADDDLTVGSINPYELFLIYNELAKAEDAPNGNPPVAYMVDQCHISKQRMDAMIQTVEHIQTAYAKALCIDRRKLYAAQLANDIVSAEICLTEAFNTDVSPLLKVVREEMGIDPNPLEAFRASGYWAKVSKERAGRKGGGGVGA; encoded by the coding sequence ATGACCGACAGATACAGAGCTGAGTTTGAACTCCTCGCGGAGCGGCTTACCGACCGCGGGCTGGATGTCAACAGGATCAAGCAACGGCTGAAAGATCAGAAGATCGAGACCCCATCCTGGGGCTACTCGAACGCAGGGACCAGATTCGGGACCTTCAGGCAGGACGGAGCGGCGTTTTCCATCGAGGAGAAGGTCGCCGACGCGGCGCAGATCCACAAGTTCACCGGAGTCGCGCCGACGGTCGCCGTGCACGTCCTCTGGGACTTTCCGAACGGGCTCGACGACTGCAAGAACCTCGCGTCATATGCCGACTCACTAGGCGTGAAGATCGGCGCGATCAACCCCAACGTCTTCCAGAACCAGGTCTACGCGTTCGGAAGCATTACCAATGAGGACCCGGCAGTCCGCAAGATGGCGATCGACCACATGATCGACTCCGTCGAGATCGGCAAGATGGTCGGCTCCGACGTGCTCTCCCTCTGGTTCGCGGACGGCACGGACTACCCCGGCCAGGGCGACTTCCGGCGCAGGAAGCAGTACGCCACCGAGTCGCTGCGGGCCGTCTACAACGCGATGCCGCCGAACATGCGAATGGTGATCGAGTACAAGCCGTTCGAGCCGGGATTCTACCACACCGACATCGCCGACTGGGGCATGTCTTACAGTCTCTGTCAGAAGTGCGGCGATCGCGCCCACGTGCTGGTAGACTTGGGCCACCACCTCCAGGGAACGAACATCGAGCACATCGTGGCATTCCTGCTCGACGAGGAGCGGCTCGGCGGATTCCACTTCAACAACCACAAGTATGCCGACGACGACCTCACCGTCGGCTCGATCAATCCCTACGAGTTGTTCCTGATCTACAATGAGCTAGCCAAGGCCGAGGACGCCCCGAACGGCAACCCGCCGGTAGCCTATATGGTGGATCAGTGCCATATCTCCAAGCAGAGAATGGACGCCATGATTCAGACGGTGGAGCACATCCAGACCGCCTATGCGAAGGCTCTCTGCATCGACCGCCGGAAGCTCTATGCGGCGCAGTTGGCGAACGACATCGTCAGCGCCGAGATCTGCTTGACCGAGGCGTTCAACACCGACGTCAGCCCACTGCTGAAGGTCGTCCGCGAGGAGATGGGCATCGACCCGAACCCGCTGGAGGCGTTCCGGGCATCGGGCTACTGGGCCAAGGTAAGCAAGGAGCGCGCGGGCCGCAAGGGCGGCGGCGGCGTGGGAGCATAG